One part of the Sorangiineae bacterium MSr11954 genome encodes these proteins:
- a CDS encoding ABC transporter permease → MSTIHAMHGASALGAIRAIRERLRQGSLLRGAVRAMPVFGVLIAVLVWTAILNPNFTRPPVFLALVRFAVPLMLLAVGQLFVIVAGEFDLSVGSLVTAVVALAAGLGDGDPSRTWWLVPMLVALGAAVGLINGLVTAKLGVPSFIATLGMMLVLSGAVLYWTGGAMLGYVPDNLRAVGRGNLTGIPWIERLPYAVIVMVVVLGGAAWLRHGTDFGHRLVAVGSSARVAALSGVNVARVRITAFVVSSVLAVIAGIVLGGIVGVSPHAGLGYEFQAISAAVLGGAVLGGGRGAVVPVAAGALALQAIFSLLNLLGVADPVRHAFQGAILIGAVALSSYGIRRRGS, encoded by the coding sequence ATGAGCACCATCCACGCGATGCATGGCGCGAGCGCGCTTGGGGCGATCCGCGCGATCCGCGAACGGCTTCGGCAGGGCTCACTGCTTCGCGGCGCGGTGCGGGCGATGCCCGTGTTTGGTGTGCTGATCGCCGTGCTCGTCTGGACGGCGATCCTCAACCCGAACTTCACCCGGCCGCCCGTGTTCTTGGCGCTGGTGCGCTTTGCGGTGCCGCTCATGCTGCTGGCGGTGGGGCAGCTCTTCGTCATCGTGGCGGGGGAGTTCGACCTCTCCGTCGGCTCGCTGGTGACCGCGGTGGTGGCCCTGGCCGCGGGCCTCGGCGATGGCGATCCAAGCCGGACGTGGTGGCTCGTTCCCATGCTCGTGGCGCTGGGCGCCGCCGTCGGCCTGATCAACGGCCTGGTGACGGCCAAGCTCGGGGTCCCATCGTTCATCGCGACGTTGGGCATGATGCTCGTGCTCTCCGGCGCGGTGCTCTATTGGACGGGCGGGGCGATGCTCGGCTATGTGCCGGACAATTTGCGCGCGGTGGGGCGCGGCAACCTGACGGGCATCCCATGGATCGAGCGGTTGCCGTATGCGGTGATCGTGATGGTCGTCGTTCTCGGAGGGGCCGCGTGGCTCCGCCATGGCACCGACTTCGGGCATCGCTTGGTCGCGGTCGGGTCGAGCGCCCGCGTGGCCGCGCTCTCCGGTGTGAATGTGGCGCGTGTGCGAATCACCGCGTTCGTCGTGTCGTCGGTCCTCGCGGTCATCGCGGGGATCGTGCTCGGCGGTATCGTGGGGGTCTCGCCGCACGCGGGGCTCGGGTACGAGTTTCAGGCGATCAGCGCGGCCGTTCTGGGTGGCGCGGTGCTCGGTGGAGGGCGAGGTGCGGTGGTGCCGGTGGCCGCGGGGGCGCTCGCGCTTCAGGCGATATTCTCGCTACTTAACTTGCTCGGCGTCGCCGATCCGGTGCGTCATGCATTTCAAGGAGCGATCCTCATCGGCGCGGTCGCCTTGTCGTCGTACGGCATACGGCGGCGAGGCTCGTGA
- a CDS encoding substrate-binding domain-containing protein — MKTEHRMRFTSIALLLLVAAAPGCSKKANGGAGNAEGAGPASSVGTTSGQARAALPLSTWFDAALYAKQLEQAKVQPVGDPAAPWTQAIEPSYVDTAKYKKTAPWHVCFSNASLTNPWRTAGFATMQAEVKLHPQIAKFTAVDAGGKDEKQIADISDLLTQNCSVLIVAPNTTGPLTTIVNEACKKIPVIGFDRGVSTECPVTFIHPIGGFLFGATSAKFLTSHVPKGGKVLALRILPGVDVLEHRWAGAQHVFNEAGIHVVGMEFTGSDPAKTKQIVTDYIQRYHAIDGVWMDAGDTTAAAAEAFQDAGAEVPPITGEDNNAWLQAWQKNKWTATAPTYPVYQWRTAILAAVDILSGQKVPKEWILPQPEITRDTVGLYAASNLPPTFYAMCGCQKMPGFPALWGGK; from the coding sequence ATGAAGACAGAACATCGAATGCGGTTCACCTCGATCGCCTTGCTCCTGCTGGTGGCCGCGGCCCCGGGCTGCAGCAAGAAGGCCAACGGCGGCGCGGGCAACGCGGAAGGAGCCGGGCCGGCGTCCTCGGTGGGCACGACCAGCGGCCAAGCGCGCGCGGCGCTTCCCCTGTCGACGTGGTTCGATGCGGCGCTCTACGCCAAGCAGCTCGAGCAAGCGAAGGTTCAGCCCGTGGGCGATCCCGCCGCGCCTTGGACGCAGGCCATCGAGCCGTCCTATGTGGACACCGCCAAGTACAAGAAGACCGCGCCGTGGCACGTGTGCTTCTCCAACGCGTCGCTCACCAACCCCTGGCGCACGGCCGGCTTTGCGACGATGCAGGCCGAGGTGAAGCTGCACCCGCAAATTGCCAAGTTCACGGCGGTCGACGCGGGCGGCAAAGACGAAAAGCAAATCGCCGATATCTCCGATCTGCTCACGCAAAATTGCAGCGTGTTGATCGTGGCGCCGAACACCACCGGGCCGCTCACCACCATCGTCAACGAGGCGTGCAAGAAGATCCCCGTCATCGGCTTCGACCGCGGCGTGAGCACCGAGTGTCCGGTCACCTTCATCCACCCCATCGGCGGCTTTCTCTTCGGGGCCACCTCCGCCAAGTTCCTCACGTCGCACGTCCCCAAGGGCGGCAAGGTGCTGGCGCTGCGCATTTTGCCGGGGGTGGACGTGCTCGAGCACCGCTGGGCCGGCGCGCAGCATGTCTTCAACGAGGCGGGCATCCACGTGGTGGGCATGGAGTTCACGGGCAGCGATCCGGCGAAGACCAAGCAGATCGTGACCGACTACATCCAGCGCTACCACGCCATCGACGGCGTATGGATGGACGCGGGCGACACCACCGCGGCAGCCGCCGAAGCCTTTCAAGATGCCGGCGCCGAGGTCCCGCCCATCACGGGCGAGGACAACAACGCGTGGCTTCAGGCCTGGCAAAAGAACAAATGGACGGCCACCGCGCCGACCTACCCGGTCTACCAGTGGCGCACGGCCATTTTGGCGGCGGTCGACATCCTCTCCGGGCAAAAGGTGCCGAAGGAGTGGATCCTGCCGCAGCCCGAGATCACCCGCGACACCGTGGGTCTCTACGCCGCGTCCAACCTGCCGCCGACGTTCTACGCCATGTGCGGCTGCCAGAAGATGCCCGGCTTCCCCGCGCTGTGGGGCGGTAAATGA
- a CDS encoding NAD(P)-dependent alcohol dehydrogenase has protein sequence MRAAQVEAYGKPLRLTKVPDPKIDDPHDVIVRVAGAGVCRTDLHILEGRLEKAFAPALPYTPGHENAGWVHEVGKAVTHLKRGDPVIVHPAISCGHCDACRAGNDMHCTSFLLPGIHGIDGGYAELLKTSARALVKLADGTDPTRLAPYSDAGLTAIHAVKRLAPFTHAGSTVIVIGSGGLGHIAVQLLRVLTDARVVVLVPDGARYAFMEQFGPDAIYMTGDDGGVQAIAEDTKGKGAHVVLDLVGEGRVPSDAMRMLRKGGLYSIVGYGGNVTIEHLDMINRELTIQGNQIGTYTELCELMELDHRGSVRIESKVFPLDRAVDALEELRAGRILGRAVLVP, from the coding sequence ATGAGGGCCGCGCAGGTCGAGGCTTACGGCAAGCCCTTGCGCCTCACCAAGGTCCCCGATCCGAAGATCGACGATCCGCACGACGTGATCGTGCGCGTGGCCGGCGCGGGCGTGTGCCGCACCGACCTTCACATCTTGGAAGGGCGGTTGGAGAAGGCCTTCGCCCCCGCGCTCCCCTACACCCCGGGCCACGAGAACGCCGGGTGGGTGCACGAGGTGGGCAAGGCGGTGACCCACTTGAAGCGCGGCGATCCGGTCATCGTGCACCCGGCCATCTCGTGCGGCCACTGCGACGCGTGCCGCGCCGGCAACGACATGCACTGCACGAGCTTTCTCTTGCCGGGCATCCACGGCATCGACGGCGGCTACGCCGAGCTGCTCAAGACCAGCGCCCGCGCCTTGGTCAAGCTCGCCGACGGCACCGATCCCACGCGCCTCGCGCCCTACTCCGACGCGGGGCTCACCGCCATCCACGCCGTCAAACGCCTCGCTCCGTTCACGCACGCCGGGAGCACGGTGATCGTCATCGGCTCGGGTGGCCTCGGGCACATCGCCGTGCAGCTGCTGCGGGTGCTCACCGATGCCCGCGTGGTGGTGCTGGTGCCCGATGGCGCGCGCTACGCCTTCATGGAGCAGTTCGGCCCCGACGCCATCTACATGACGGGCGACGATGGCGGCGTGCAGGCCATCGCCGAGGACACCAAGGGCAAGGGCGCGCACGTGGTGCTCGATCTGGTGGGCGAGGGCCGCGTTCCGTCCGATGCCATGCGCATGCTGCGCAAGGGCGGCCTCTATTCCATCGTCGGCTACGGCGGCAATGTGACCATCGAGCACCTCGATATGATCAACCGCGAGCTGACCATCCAGGGGAACCAGATCGGCACCTACACGGAGCTCTGCGAGCTGATGGAGCTCGATCACCGCGGGAGCGTCCGCATCGAGTCCAAGGTGTTCCCGCTCGACCGCGCGGTCGATGCGCTCGAAGAGCTCCGCGCCGGCCGCATCCTCGGCCGGGCGGTGCTCGTTCCGTAG